The following are encoded together in the Pectobacterium wasabiae CFBP 3304 genome:
- a CDS encoding sugar ABC transporter ATP-binding protein, translating into MTSTSQSRLEMRNISISFSGFHALKQVNFTLEGGSIHALTGANGAGKSTLMTILSGAYDHYQGDILINGKQADVHSPRDAKRYGIHLVQQEVDVALVPTLSVAENIMLDTLAQDGHLLNWPQIYRQAQVLLDQLGVHLNVRQRLDTCSLAEKQQILLARALSHECRFLILDEPTAPLDQAESARLFQVVRRLQAEGIGIVFISHRIHELSEICDTLTVLRDGEFVSSGAMQGLSGEEIVERMLGHRLDDIFPARRTTPSNETLLQVTGLHDETLLHNISLTLRKGEILGIAGLAGAGKTELCKALFGAEPCQIVQGEYRGKPWKPQSPHQSVEQGLALVPEERRKEGIFIDESVTMNLSITATDSFSRWGLFSRGKALRWAKQIVERLAVRTTGPAQKLARLSGGNQQKVAIGKWLRSEAQVLIFDEPTKGVDIKAKQDLFTLIDNLARQGKGIIYASGEFSELVGLCDRICVLWDGRIVAELDAADIDEETLLLYSTGGTPT; encoded by the coding sequence ATGACCTCTACCTCCCAAAGTCGGCTGGAAATGCGCAATATTTCCATCTCCTTTTCTGGCTTCCACGCCCTCAAGCAGGTTAATTTCACTCTGGAAGGCGGCTCGATTCACGCCCTGACTGGCGCAAACGGTGCGGGTAAATCCACGCTCATGACGATCTTGTCGGGTGCTTACGATCACTATCAGGGCGATATTCTGATCAATGGCAAGCAGGCCGATGTCCATTCGCCGCGAGATGCCAAGCGATACGGCATTCATCTGGTGCAGCAGGAAGTCGATGTCGCGCTGGTTCCCACACTGTCCGTGGCGGAAAACATTATGCTGGACACGTTGGCACAGGACGGACACCTGCTGAATTGGCCGCAGATATATCGTCAGGCGCAGGTGCTGCTCGATCAGCTTGGCGTTCACCTTAATGTTCGTCAACGGCTGGATACTTGCTCACTGGCTGAGAAACAGCAAATTTTGCTCGCCCGCGCGTTATCCCACGAATGTCGTTTCCTGATTCTGGATGAGCCTACCGCTCCGCTGGATCAGGCCGAAAGCGCACGTCTCTTCCAGGTGGTGCGTCGGTTACAGGCAGAGGGCATCGGGATCGTGTTTATTTCCCACCGTATTCATGAATTGAGCGAAATCTGCGATACGTTGACCGTTCTGCGTGACGGCGAGTTTGTCAGCAGCGGCGCGATGCAGGGGCTGAGCGGCGAGGAAATTGTAGAAAGAATGCTGGGACATCGACTTGACGATATCTTCCCAGCGCGCCGTACCACGCCTTCAAACGAAACGCTGCTTCAGGTCACGGGTTTGCACGACGAAACGCTGCTGCACAATATTTCTCTCACGCTGCGCAAAGGGGAAATTCTGGGGATTGCCGGGCTGGCGGGTGCGGGTAAAACCGAGTTGTGTAAAGCGCTGTTCGGCGCAGAACCCTGCCAGATCGTGCAGGGAGAATATCGCGGTAAACCCTGGAAGCCGCAGTCACCTCATCAATCCGTCGAGCAAGGTCTGGCGCTGGTTCCTGAAGAGCGGCGCAAGGAAGGCATTTTTATTGATGAATCCGTCACCATGAATCTCAGCATCACCGCCACCGACAGCTTTTCCCGTTGGGGCTTATTCAGCCGAGGCAAAGCGTTGCGCTGGGCGAAACAGATCGTTGAACGGCTTGCGGTTCGCACCACTGGCCCGGCGCAAAAACTAGCGCGCCTATCGGGTGGTAACCAACAAAAAGTGGCCATCGGCAAGTGGCTACGGAGCGAAGCACAGGTTCTGATTTTTGATGAGCCCACCAAAGGCGTGGATATCAAGGCCAAACAGGATCTGTTCACGCTGATTGACAACCTCGCCCGTCAGGGCAAAGGCATTATTTATGCGTCGGGCGAGTTCTCCGAACTGGTCGGACTCTGCGATCGCATCTGCGTGCTATGGGATGGACGCATTGTCGCAGAGCTAGACGCCGCTGACATTGACGAAGAAACCCTACTTTTATATTCAACTGGAGGAACTCCCACGTGA